A stretch of DNA from Desulfuromonadales bacterium:
TTCATCCCCCGCGGCCGGCAGCGCAAAATAGGCCGCGATCCGCCCCAGTTGTTCCACCTCGCCGAGCAGCGCCTCTGAAAATCTCTCGTACGTCATCACCTTCAGGGACGACAGAGAGACCCGCTCACCATTGGTTACCGTGCAGATATCGACGCCCTGCGTACTCATGGTTCGACCTCCAGCAGGAGAGCGGCCTGCTGCAGCAGATCGCGCAGCGGCGCCGGGATGAACACCCCGAGCAGCAGAACCGCCAGAAGCATCACCAGCGGGGGAGCCACCAGCAAAAACCGGTCCTTGAAATGCAATTCCGGGTCGGTCGGCTCGCCCTGGGTCACGGAGAGAACCGTGGCACCCATGCCGATGAAAACCGTGGCCAGCAGGATCAGGAACAGCGCCCCGACCCACATCTGTTCGGCCCCGAAAATCCCGCGCAGGATGGTGAATTCGCTCAGGAAGAGGCCAAAGGGCGGGGAGCCGGTGACGGCCAGAAATCCAGCAAGGAACAGGCCTCCCGACAGCGGCAAAGCCGAGATCGCCCCGCGTACCTCGGAGAGGTGCTTGCTGGCAAAAGCGCGCTGGATATTGCCGGCCGAGAGGAACAGGCACCCTTTCGCCAGAGCGTTGTTGACCAGGTGCAGCAGCGCACCGAAAGTCGCCAGCCCGCCGATCCCGACGCCGATGGCGAGAATCCCCATGTGCTCGACGCTCGAATAGGCCAGCATCCGTTTGATGTCCGGCTGGCGGACCATGAAAACCGCCGCTACGAGCAGCGACAACAGCCCCATCCCCAGCAGGGCCTGACGGGCCATGGCCAGATCGCCGGCGGCCCCCATGATCTGCACCCCGCGCAGAACCGCCAGAAAGGCCACGCTCGTCAGACCGCCCGCCAGCAGGGCGCCGACCATCCCCGGCGCCTCGCCGTAAGCGTCCGGCTTCCAGGTATGCAGCGGCGCCAGGCCCAT
This window harbors:
- a CDS encoding proton-conducting transporter membrane subunit, coding for MLALLILFPLVLALFASFTPWYQGRSWLLPLAGTIHLILVVMLLAEPGSAAEPGAWIGLDALARLLLLVTSPLYLGCALYAVDYLNLRRDRGNRVIVPCLLVFLSTMTLAIVSRHLGVLWVGVETTTIASAPLIYYNRNRLSIEATWKYLLIGSVGIALAMLGILFVAYSALGSGIPISLQLDKLLADGPTLARPWLHAGFVFLLVGFGTKMGLAPLHTWKPDAYGEAPGMVGALLAGGLTSVAFLAVLRGVQIMGAAGDLAMARQALLGMGLLSLLVAAVFMVRQPDIKRMLAYSSVEHMGILAIGVGIGGLATFGALLHLVNNALAKGCLFLSAGNIQRAFASKHLSEVRGAISALPLSGGLFLAGFLAVTGSPPFGLFLSEFTILRGIFGAEQMWVGALFLILLATVFIGMGATVLSVTQGEPTDPELHFKDRFLLVAPPLVMLLAVLLLGVFIPAPLRDLLQQAALLLEVEP